In Chitinivibrio alkaliphilus ACht1, a genomic segment contains:
- a CDS encoding tetratricopeptide repeat protein, protein MNKLAVFETLPLIKNLPLSSRERQILGFIVFTTISLTVAVLTLLIIWALATPSEISTKGAAPLEEPSTQLSEKLRRKAYKAAAKEATRRSDISTAIKYTEYLRQTDPAHKAYHLFMAQLLLQVNRHEDARRVLTYIIQNFENSSSAETLYASALPTKELLDSLNSPSFFALIEDDSHILKTIGCRIYSHDYTITEKLGTALRSKNNHSSMGIFLTSYSNFKKEGATAKQLRSIETMLHRTPLFHEGHLLRGKILLEKERYKDAARALSTAVHLKPEDVKTNFLLGTLYFSHLDTPIRAANYFETVRATDSLHWQSNYNLGILYLKEGRPRGALPYFYRALQRSPDTRLVRYQIGAAYEKSEQIQKAIDTYKAILEEHPLDKLALHKIRFLKSN, encoded by the coding sequence CTTATCAAAAACCTCCCTCTCTCCTCACGGGAACGGCAAATCCTCGGGTTTATTGTCTTTACCACTATCAGCCTCACCGTTGCAGTACTTACACTTCTTATTATATGGGCACTCGCCACTCCTTCAGAGATATCAACAAAAGGCGCAGCACCCCTTGAAGAACCATCGACCCAGCTTTCAGAAAAACTCCGGAGGAAGGCGTATAAAGCAGCAGCAAAAGAAGCGACTCGTCGCTCAGATATATCCACAGCTATTAAGTACACTGAATACCTTCGCCAAACCGACCCTGCCCACAAAGCCTATCACCTCTTCATGGCACAACTGCTATTGCAAGTCAACCGCCATGAAGATGCACGAAGAGTGCTTACCTATATTATCCAGAATTTTGAAAACAGTTCTTCCGCAGAAACTCTCTACGCCAGTGCTCTCCCCACAAAAGAACTTCTTGACAGCCTCAACTCTCCCTCATTTTTTGCTCTGATAGAAGATGATTCCCATATCCTGAAAACTATTGGGTGTCGTATCTACTCCCATGACTACACCATTACAGAGAAACTGGGCACCGCCCTACGTTCCAAAAACAACCACTCTTCCATGGGAATATTTCTTACATCATACAGTAACTTCAAAAAAGAAGGAGCTACTGCGAAACAGCTGAGAAGTATTGAAACAATGCTCCATAGAACCCCTCTTTTCCATGAAGGTCATCTCCTCAGAGGAAAAATTCTCTTAGAAAAAGAGCGCTATAAAGATGCCGCCCGAGCATTATCAACAGCGGTGCACCTTAAACCGGAAGATGTGAAAACGAACTTTCTCCTCGGCACACTCTATTTCTCACATCTTGATACCCCCATACGGGCAGCTAACTATTTTGAGACAGTTCGAGCAACAGACAGCCTTCATTGGCAAAGTAACTATAATCTTGGAATACTGTATCTTAAAGAAGGACGTCCTCGCGGAGCTCTCCCCTATTTCTATAGGGCGTTGCAAAGAAGTCCTGATACACGCTTGGTTCGCTATCAAATTGGAGCCGCGTATGAAAAATCAGAGCAGATACAAAAGGCCATTGACACATACAAGGCAATACTGGAAGAGCACCCTCTCGACAAACTTGCCCTGCATAAGATACGGTTTTTAAAAAGTAATTGA